The following are encoded together in the Microcaecilia unicolor chromosome 12, aMicUni1.1, whole genome shotgun sequence genome:
- the CDK18 gene encoding cyclin-dependent kinase 18 isoform X2 — protein sequence MLSLSQGGSPTAVHYRNNNRRRFSMEDLSKRLSLPMDIRLPQEFMQKLQMESPELPKPLSRMSRRASLSDIGFGKLETYIKLDKLGEGTYATVFKGRSKLTENLVALKEIRLEHEEGAPCTAIREVSLLKNLKHANIVTLHDIIHTERSLTLVFEYLDSDLKQYLDNCGNLMSIHNIKIFMFQLLRGLAYCHRRKILHRDLKPQNLLINENGELKLADFGLARAKSVPTKTYSNEVVTLWYRPPDVLLGSTEYSTQIDMWGVGCILYEMATGRPMFPGSTVKEELHFIFRLLGTPTEETWSGITANEEFRAYHFPQYRAQPLINHAPRLDTEGLDLLISLLLYEAKRRISAEVGLRHPYFKPLGERVYSLPDNASIFSLKEVQLQKDPGYRSSIFHHTARGKNRRQSIF from the exons GATCTCAGCAAGAGACTCTCCTTACCCATGGACATCCGACTGCCCCAGGAGTTCATGCAGAAGCTGCAGATGGAGAGTCCAGAGCTGCCCAAGCCTCTCAGCAGAATGTCCCGCCGTGCATCTCTG TCAGATATTGGGTTTGGGAAACTGGAAACCTACATCAAACTGGACAAACTGGGGGAG GGCACCTATGCCACTGTCTTCAAAGGCCGGAGCAAGCTGACAGAAAACCTGGTGGCACTGAAAGAGATCCGGCTGGAGCATGAGGAGGGGGCACCCTGTACTGCCATACGGGAAG TCTCTCTCCTGAAGAACCTGAAACATGCCAACATTGTGACCCTTCATGACATCATCCACACAGAGCGCTCCCTGACGCTGGTCTTTGAGTACCTG GATAGTGACTTGAAGCAGTATCTGGATAACTGTGGGAATCTGATGAGCATACACAATATAAAG ATCTTCATGTTTCAGCTCTTACGGGGCCTTGCGTACTGCCACCGACGGAAGATTCTGCACCGAGACCTGAAGCCCCAGAACCTGCTCATAAATGAAAATGGGGAGCTGAAACTGGCTGATTTTG GTCTTGCCAGAGCCAAATCTGTGCCAACAAAAACCTACTCCAACGAGGTGGTCACACTGTGGTACCGTCCACCAGATGTCCTGCTGGGATCCACCGAGTACTCCACACAGATCGATATGTG gggGGTGGGCTGCATTTTGTACGAGATGGCTACGGGTCGGCCCATGTTTCCCGGCTCCACTGTGAAAGAAGAGTTACATTTCATATTCCGGCTATTGG GTACCCCGACAGAAGAGACCTGGTCTGGAATAACAGCTAACGAAGAATTCAGAGCCTATCATTTCCCGCAGTACAGAGCACAACCTTTGATAAATCATGCACCAAG GTTGGATACCGAAGGTCTAGACTTACTCATAAGCCTCCTTCTG TATGAAGCCAAAAGGCGAATCTCCGCTGAGGTGGGTCTACGACATCCCTACTTCAAGCCCCTGGGAGAACGTGTGTACAGCCTGCCTGACA ATGCCTCCATCTTCTCCTTAAAGGAAGTTCAGCTGCAGAAGGATCCGGGGTACCGGAGTTCAATCTTCCATCACACAG CTCGAGGGAAAAACAGGAGACAAAGTATATTTTAA